From Tiliqua scincoides isolate rTilSci1 chromosome 2, rTilSci1.hap2, whole genome shotgun sequence, the proteins below share one genomic window:
- the TSPAN31 gene encoding tetraspanin-31 has translation MVCGGFACSRNALCALNVVYMLVGLLLIAVAAWGKGFGIVDSLHIIGGVIAVGFFLLLIAIVGLIGAINHHQVMLFFYMIILGLVFIFQFGVSCSCLGLSRNKQESLLNSTWKIMDYHTRTSLEKNLNCCGLFNNTIDAAMFKNDTASCPTQCKSESPCPACGDKMMEHAGEALKILGGVGLFFSFTEILGVWLAMRFRNQKDPRANPSAFL, from the exons atggtgtgcgggggcttcgcctgctcccgtaatgcgctgtgcgccctcaACGTCGtatatatg CTGGTCGGGCTGCTCCTGATTGCCGTGGCTGCCTGGGGTAAAGGCTTTGGCATTGTCGACAGCCTCCACATCATCGGAGGGGTCATTGCTGTGGGGTTCTTCCTGCTTCTCATCGCCATCGTGGGGCTCATCGGTGCTATCAACCATCATCAAGTCATGCTCTTCTTT TACATGATCATTCTAGGGCTAGTCTTTATTTTCCAGTTTGGAGTCTCCTGTTCATGTCTAGGACTCAGCAGAAATAAACAG GAAAGTCTCTTGAACAGTACCTGGAAAATAATGGACTATCACACCAGGACATCTTTGGAAAAAAACTTAAACTGCTGCGGGCTGTTCAACAACACCATTGACGCAGCCATGTTCAAGAATGACACAGCATCGTGCCCCACA CAATGCAAATCAGAATCCCCATGTCCTGCTTGTGGTGACAAGATGATGGAACATGCGGGTGAGGCCTTGAAAATCCTTGGTGGAGTTGGACTTTTTTTCAGTTTCACAGAG atcCTTGGAGTGTGGCTTGCCATGCGCTTCAGAAACCAGAAAGACCCCAGAGCCAACCCCAGTGCCTTTTTATAG